Proteins encoded within one genomic window of Pongo pygmaeus isolate AG05252 chromosome 18, NHGRI_mPonPyg2-v2.0_pri, whole genome shotgun sequence:
- the ZNF768 gene encoding zinc finger protein 768 isoform X1, with product MEREASPWGLEPQDVQSCDEMRSPEGSLRGNMSENEEEEISQQEGTGDYEVEEIPFGLEPQSPGFELQSPEFEPQSPRFEPESPGFESRSPGLVPPSPEFAPRSPESDSQSPEFETQSPRYEPQSPGYEPRSPGYEPRSPGYEPRSPGYESESSRYESQNPELKTQSPEFEAQSSKFQEGAEMLLNPEEKSPLNISVGVHPLDSFTQGFGEQPTEDLPIGPPFEMPTGALLSTPQFEMLQNPLGLTGALRGPGRRGGRARGGQGPRPNICGICGKSFGRGSTLIQHQRIHTGEKPYKCEVCSKAFSQSSDLIKHQRTHTGERPYKCPRCGKAFADSSYLLRHQRTHSGQKPYKCPHCGKAFGDSSYLLRHQRTHSHERPYSCTECGKCYSQNSSLRSHQRVHTGQRPFSCGICGKSFSQRSALIPHARSHAREKPFKCPECGKRFGQSSVLAIHARTHLPGRTYSCPDCGKTFNRSSTLIQHQRSHTGERPYRCAVCGKGFCRSSTLLQHHRVHSGERPYKCDDCGKAFSQSSDLIRHQRTHAAGRR from the exons ATGGAGCGGGAGGCGTCGCCGTGGGGCCTCGAGCCCCAGGATGTGCAAAGTTGTGACGAAATGAGGAGCCCCGAAGGGTCCCTCAGAG GCAACATGAGTGAGAATGAGGAAGAGGAAATTTCTCAGCAAGAAGGCACTGGGGACTATGAAGTCGAAGAGATACCATTTGGGCTTGAACCCCAGAGCCCTGGGTTTGAGCTACAAAGCCCAGAGTTTGAACCCCAAAGCCCCAGATTTGAGCCTGAAAGCCCGGGGTTTGAGTCCCGAAGCCCTGGGCTTGTGCCCCCAAGCCCTGAGTTTGCACCCAGAAGCCCTGAATCAGATTCTCAGAGCCCTGAGTTTGAAACCCAGAGCCCTAGGTATGAACCCCAAAGCCCTGGCTATGAACCTCGGAGCCCTGGGTATGAACCCCGGAGCCCCGGGTATGAACCCCGGAGCCCCGGCTATGAATCTGAGAGCTCTAGGTATGAATCCCAGAACCCTGAGCTCAAAACTCAAAGCCCAGAATTCGAAGCTCAAAGTTCTAAATTCCAGGAAGGTGCGGAGATGCTTCTGAACCCCGAGGAAAAGAGTCCCTTGAATATCTCCGTAGGAGTTCACCCCCTGGACTCCTTCACTCAGGGGTTTGGGGAGCAGCCCACAGAGGACCTGCCCATAGGGCCACCTTTTGAGATGCCCACAGGGGCCCTGCTGTCTACACCGCAGTTTGAGATGCTTCAGAATCCCCTGGGTCTCACAGGAGCCCTTCGAGGTCCAGGCCGGCGGGGTGGCCGGGCCAGGGGTGGGCAGGGCCCTCGGCCTAACATCTGCGGCATCTGCGGGAAGAGCTTCGGGCGGGGCTCCACCCTGATCCAGCACCAGCGCATCCACACCGGTGAGAAGCCCTACAAATGTGAGGTCTGCAGCAAGGCCTTCTCCCAGAGCTCTGACCTCATCAAACACCAGCGCACCCACACTGGCGAGCGGCCCTACAAATGTCCCCGTTGCGGCAAGGCCTTCGCCGACAGCTCTTACCTGCTTCGCCACCAGCGCACTCACTCTGGCCAGAAGCCCTACAAGTGCCCACATTGTGGCAAGGCCTTCGGCGACAGCTCCTACCTCCTGCGACACCAGCGCACCCACAGCCACGAGCGGCCCTACAGCTGCACCGAGTGCGGCAAGTGCTATAGCCAGAACTCGTCCCTGCGCAGCCATCAGAGGGTGCACACCGGTCAGAGGCCCTTCAGCTGTGGCATCTGCGGCAAGAGCTTCTCCCAGCGGTCGGCCCTTATCCCCCATGCCCGCAGCCACGCCCGGGAGAAGCCCTTCAAGTGCCCTGAGTGCGGCAAGCGCTTTGGCCAGAGCTCGGTGCTGGCCATCCACGCCCGCACCCACCTGCCAGGCCGCACCTACAGCTGCCCCGACTGCGGCAAGACCTTCAATCGCTCTTCCACTCTCATCCAGCACCAGCGCTCCCACACGGGCGAGCGGCCCTACAGGTGCGCCGTGTGCGGCAAGGGCTTCTGCCGCTCCTCCACGCTTCTGCAGCATCACCGGGTCCACAGCGGCGAGCGGCCTTACAAGTGCGATGACTGCGGAAAGGCCTTCTCCCAAAGCTCCGACCTCATCCGCCACCAGCGGACCCACGCGGCGGGCCGGCGCTGA
- the ZNF768 gene encoding zinc finger protein 768 isoform X2 yields MSENEEEEISQQEGTGDYEVEEIPFGLEPQSPGFELQSPEFEPQSPRFEPESPGFESRSPGLVPPSPEFAPRSPESDSQSPEFETQSPRYEPQSPGYEPRSPGYEPRSPGYEPRSPGYESESSRYESQNPELKTQSPEFEAQSSKFQEGAEMLLNPEEKSPLNISVGVHPLDSFTQGFGEQPTEDLPIGPPFEMPTGALLSTPQFEMLQNPLGLTGALRGPGRRGGRARGGQGPRPNICGICGKSFGRGSTLIQHQRIHTGEKPYKCEVCSKAFSQSSDLIKHQRTHTGERPYKCPRCGKAFADSSYLLRHQRTHSGQKPYKCPHCGKAFGDSSYLLRHQRTHSHERPYSCTECGKCYSQNSSLRSHQRVHTGQRPFSCGICGKSFSQRSALIPHARSHAREKPFKCPECGKRFGQSSVLAIHARTHLPGRTYSCPDCGKTFNRSSTLIQHQRSHTGERPYRCAVCGKGFCRSSTLLQHHRVHSGERPYKCDDCGKAFSQSSDLIRHQRTHAAGRR; encoded by the coding sequence ATGAGTGAGAATGAGGAAGAGGAAATTTCTCAGCAAGAAGGCACTGGGGACTATGAAGTCGAAGAGATACCATTTGGGCTTGAACCCCAGAGCCCTGGGTTTGAGCTACAAAGCCCAGAGTTTGAACCCCAAAGCCCCAGATTTGAGCCTGAAAGCCCGGGGTTTGAGTCCCGAAGCCCTGGGCTTGTGCCCCCAAGCCCTGAGTTTGCACCCAGAAGCCCTGAATCAGATTCTCAGAGCCCTGAGTTTGAAACCCAGAGCCCTAGGTATGAACCCCAAAGCCCTGGCTATGAACCTCGGAGCCCTGGGTATGAACCCCGGAGCCCCGGGTATGAACCCCGGAGCCCCGGCTATGAATCTGAGAGCTCTAGGTATGAATCCCAGAACCCTGAGCTCAAAACTCAAAGCCCAGAATTCGAAGCTCAAAGTTCTAAATTCCAGGAAGGTGCGGAGATGCTTCTGAACCCCGAGGAAAAGAGTCCCTTGAATATCTCCGTAGGAGTTCACCCCCTGGACTCCTTCACTCAGGGGTTTGGGGAGCAGCCCACAGAGGACCTGCCCATAGGGCCACCTTTTGAGATGCCCACAGGGGCCCTGCTGTCTACACCGCAGTTTGAGATGCTTCAGAATCCCCTGGGTCTCACAGGAGCCCTTCGAGGTCCAGGCCGGCGGGGTGGCCGGGCCAGGGGTGGGCAGGGCCCTCGGCCTAACATCTGCGGCATCTGCGGGAAGAGCTTCGGGCGGGGCTCCACCCTGATCCAGCACCAGCGCATCCACACCGGTGAGAAGCCCTACAAATGTGAGGTCTGCAGCAAGGCCTTCTCCCAGAGCTCTGACCTCATCAAACACCAGCGCACCCACACTGGCGAGCGGCCCTACAAATGTCCCCGTTGCGGCAAGGCCTTCGCCGACAGCTCTTACCTGCTTCGCCACCAGCGCACTCACTCTGGCCAGAAGCCCTACAAGTGCCCACATTGTGGCAAGGCCTTCGGCGACAGCTCCTACCTCCTGCGACACCAGCGCACCCACAGCCACGAGCGGCCCTACAGCTGCACCGAGTGCGGCAAGTGCTATAGCCAGAACTCGTCCCTGCGCAGCCATCAGAGGGTGCACACCGGTCAGAGGCCCTTCAGCTGTGGCATCTGCGGCAAGAGCTTCTCCCAGCGGTCGGCCCTTATCCCCCATGCCCGCAGCCACGCCCGGGAGAAGCCCTTCAAGTGCCCTGAGTGCGGCAAGCGCTTTGGCCAGAGCTCGGTGCTGGCCATCCACGCCCGCACCCACCTGCCAGGCCGCACCTACAGCTGCCCCGACTGCGGCAAGACCTTCAATCGCTCTTCCACTCTCATCCAGCACCAGCGCTCCCACACGGGCGAGCGGCCCTACAGGTGCGCCGTGTGCGGCAAGGGCTTCTGCCGCTCCTCCACGCTTCTGCAGCATCACCGGGTCCACAGCGGCGAGCGGCCTTACAAGTGCGATGACTGCGGAAAGGCCTTCTCCCAAAGCTCCGACCTCATCCGCCACCAGCGGACCCACGCGGCGGGCCGGCGCTGA
- the ZNF747 gene encoding zinc finger protein 747 isoform X2, with product MAPPLAPLPPRDPNGAGPEWRKPGAVSFADVAVYFSREEWGCLRPAQRALYWDVMREIYGHLGALGVGGSKPALISWVEEEAELWDPAAQDPEVAKCPTEADPDSRNKEEERQREGTGALEKPDPMAAGSPGLKAPQAPFAGLEQLSKARRRSRPRFFAHPPVPRADQRHGCYVCGKSFAWRSTLVEHIYSHRGEKPFHCADCGKGFGHASSLSKHRAIHRGERPHRCPECGRAFMRRTALTSHLRVHTGEKPYRCPQCGRCFSLKTGMAKHQWVHRPGGERRRGRRPGGLSVTLTPGRGDLDPPVGFQLYPEIFQECG from the exons ATGGCGCCGCCTCTGGCCCCGCTCCCTCCCCGGGACCCAAACGGGGCGGGACCCGAGTGGAGAAAGCCCGGGGCCGTGAGCTTCGCCGACGTGGCCGTGTACTTCTCCCGGGAGGAGTGGGGCTGCCTGCGGCCCGCGCAGAGGGCCCTGTACTGGGACGTGATGCGGGAGATCTACGGCCACCTGGGCGCGCTCG GAGTCGGAGGCAGCAAGCCGGCGCTCATCTcctgggtggaggaggaggcCGAACTGTGGGATCCGGCTGCCCAGGATCCGGAGGTGGCGAAGTGTCCGACAGAAGCGGACCCAG ATTCCAGAAACAAGGAAGAGGAAAGACAAAGGGAAGGGACGGGAGCCCTGGAGAAGCCCGACCCTATGGCCGCCGGGTCTCCTGGGCTGAAGGCTCCCCAAGCCCCCTTTGCCGGGTTGGAGCAGCTGTCCAAGGCGCGGCGCCGGAGTCGCCCCCGCTTTTTTGCCCACCCCCCTGTCCCCCGAGCGGACCAGCGTCACGGCTGCTACGTGTGCGGGAAGAGCTTTGCCTGGCGCTCCACGCTGGTGGAGCACATCTACAGCCACAGGGGCGAGAAGCCCTTCCACTGCGCAGACTGCGGCAAGGGCTTCGGCCACGCTTCCTCCCTGAGCAAACACCGGGCCATCCATCGTGGGGAGCGGCCCCACCGCTGTCCCGAGTGTGGTCGGGCCTTCATGCGCCGCACGGCGCTGACTTCTCACCTGCGCGTTCACACTGGCGAGAAGCCCTACCGTTGCCCGCAGTGTGGCCGCTGCTTCAGCCTGAAGACCGGCATGGCCAAGCACCAATGGGTCCATCGGCCCGGGGGCGAGAGGCGTAGGGGCCGGCGCCCTGGGGGGCTGTCTGTGACCCTAACCCCTGGCCGCGGGGATCTGGACCCGCCTGTGGGCTTCCAGCTGTACCCCGAGATATTCCAGGAGTGTGGGTGA
- the ZNF747 gene encoding zinc finger protein 747 isoform X1: MAPPLAPLPPRDPNGAGPEWRKPGAVSFADVAVYFSREEWGCLRPAQRALYWDVMREIYGHLGALGVGGSKPALISWVEEEAELWDPAAQDPEVAKCPTEADPADSRNKEEERQREGTGALEKPDPMAAGSPGLKAPQAPFAGLEQLSKARRRSRPRFFAHPPVPRADQRHGCYVCGKSFAWRSTLVEHIYSHRGEKPFHCADCGKGFGHASSLSKHRAIHRGERPHRCPECGRAFMRRTALTSHLRVHTGEKPYRCPQCGRCFSLKTGMAKHQWVHRPGGERRRGRRPGGLSVTLTPGRGDLDPPVGFQLYPEIFQECG, encoded by the exons ATGGCGCCGCCTCTGGCCCCGCTCCCTCCCCGGGACCCAAACGGGGCGGGACCCGAGTGGAGAAAGCCCGGGGCCGTGAGCTTCGCCGACGTGGCCGTGTACTTCTCCCGGGAGGAGTGGGGCTGCCTGCGGCCCGCGCAGAGGGCCCTGTACTGGGACGTGATGCGGGAGATCTACGGCCACCTGGGCGCGCTCG GAGTCGGAGGCAGCAAGCCGGCGCTCATCTcctgggtggaggaggaggcCGAACTGTGGGATCCGGCTGCCCAGGATCCGGAGGTGGCGAAGTGTCCGACAGAAGCGGACCCAG CAGATTCCAGAAACAAGGAAGAGGAAAGACAAAGGGAAGGGACGGGAGCCCTGGAGAAGCCCGACCCTATGGCCGCCGGGTCTCCTGGGCTGAAGGCTCCCCAAGCCCCCTTTGCCGGGTTGGAGCAGCTGTCCAAGGCGCGGCGCCGGAGTCGCCCCCGCTTTTTTGCCCACCCCCCTGTCCCCCGAGCGGACCAGCGTCACGGCTGCTACGTGTGCGGGAAGAGCTTTGCCTGGCGCTCCACGCTGGTGGAGCACATCTACAGCCACAGGGGCGAGAAGCCCTTCCACTGCGCAGACTGCGGCAAGGGCTTCGGCCACGCTTCCTCCCTGAGCAAACACCGGGCCATCCATCGTGGGGAGCGGCCCCACCGCTGTCCCGAGTGTGGTCGGGCCTTCATGCGCCGCACGGCGCTGACTTCTCACCTGCGCGTTCACACTGGCGAGAAGCCCTACCGTTGCCCGCAGTGTGGCCGCTGCTTCAGCCTGAAGACCGGCATGGCCAAGCACCAATGGGTCCATCGGCCCGGGGGCGAGAGGCGTAGGGGCCGGCGCCCTGGGGGGCTGTCTGTGACCCTAACCCCTGGCCGCGGGGATCTGGACCCGCCTGTGGGCTTCCAGCTGTACCCCGAGATATTCCAGGAGTGTGGGTGA